The segment CATGAGACCTTGGAGCGATTTGAGCATGTTGGATTCCTTTTCTTTGCTTTTCCAAGTCTTGATACATATCCCCTCCGGCGGCAATGTTCAATATTTGACACCCTCGGCAGATTGCCAGAATCGGCTTTTGACTATCCATCATAACCCGGGATAAGATCAGCTCCATCTGATCCCGTTCCGGCTCCACTTGTCCCAACCCCGGCATCGGATCTTCCCCGAACAGACCGGGATCGATATCGTCTCCTCCTGTAAGGAGTAAACCATCCAAGCGGCCGGCCAGTTCCACTATCGTCTCTTCCTCTGTAATAAATGGAAGTAAAACCGGCCACCCACCTGCACGAAACACAGCCTCTGCATAATCCCGATTGACCATGTACTTTTCGTTTTCGGCAATCAGACTCACTCCGATTAAAGGACGCATTGTTTTCCCCCTTTACTCTATTCCCCCTGGATACCATGTTGAGTCTACCACAGCTTAAAAACAAAAACATCGGTTTAACCGATGTTTTTACGACATACAATGCCCCATTTTACTCTTTCGTGAGAAACAAACCCAACATGAAAACAGCGAAGCCGAGGAAAGGGATCCCAATGCCCCTGAAATCCTTAAACCTGAGAAGGGTCCCCCCTTTTCCCTGGATTCTCTTTGTCAGTCAACCCGATTCGCTTCTCTGGTATCAAACAAAAACTTAATGGCAAAGATCCCCGCCAACCCCACCAAACTGTATATGACTCGACTTAAGCCGGAAGATTCACGAAAAGCATTTCCGCCAAATAAAGCGGAAACCAGATCCCATTGGAATAACCCGACCAACAACCAATTCAACGCCCCTACAATTACTAAAATCAAAGCTATACGGGATAAGCCATTCACGGCAGTTCCTCCTTCATCTTTGACTAGACATAGTATGGAACGATCTGCATAAACCTATCCCCTTTAAAATGCAACAAAAAAGGGACCTCTAAGGCCCCTTTTTAGGTTATGCTTTTTGTTTTTCTGCTTCCTGTTTTTGCTTGTATTCTTCCGCTAACTTATCAATTTCTTTTTTAAGCTCTTCCACCATTTGATCTTCCGGGATCTTACGAATCGTTTTACCATGGCGGAACAGCAAACCCTCACCACGAGCTCCGGCAATACCAATATCGGCTTCTTTGGCCTCACCGGGTCCGTTTACCGCACATCCCAACACAGACACCTTAATCGGTGCGTTGATATTGGCGATGTACTCCTCCACTTCATTGGCGATACTGATCAAATCGATTTCAATTCGTCCGCAAGTGGGGCAGGAGACCAATGTGGCCGCATTGGCTGCCAAACCGAAGGTCTTTAGTAATTCCCGGGCCACTTTCGCTTCTTCCACCGGATCAGCGCTTAAGGAAATCCGCATCGTAGACCCAATCCCCTGGGACAAAATCGCTCCCATCCCGGCAGAGCTTTTTACTGTACCGGAAAAGAGTGTTCCTGATTCAGTGATTCCCAAATGAAGCGGGTATTTGATCACTTCCGCCGCCTTGGTATAAGCCTCAATGGCCAAAGGAACATCGGAAGCTTTTAAGGAGACGACAATATCATGAAAATCCAGGTCTTCCAAGATTCCAATGTGGTAAAGAGCACTTTCCACCATACCGTCCGCGGTGGGGTATCCGTATTTTTCCAGAATCCGTTTTTCCAGGGAACCGGCATTTACCCCAATCCGCATTGGAATGCCCCGTTCTTTCGCTGCCTTCACCACAGCTTCTACTTTTTCCCTTTTCCCAATGTTTCCCGGATTGATCCGGATCTTATCGATTCCGCCTTCTATGGCTTTTAAGGCCAATCGATAATCAAAGTGGATATCTGCCACCAAGGGAATGTTGATCTCTTTTTTAATATGCGGAATGGCCTCTGCAGCCCGCATATCCGGGCAAGCTACACGTACAATCTGGCAGCCTGCTTCCTCCAGGCGATTGATTTCATTCACTGTCGCCTTTATATCATGAGTCTTGGTCATGGTCATACTCTGGATCACGACTTGGTCATTTCCGCCGATTTGGATGTTACCTACCTTCACGGGTCGTGTCTGAGTGCGATGAAACATGAATATCGCCCCTTTTAGTACATCGAACAATTCTCGAACTAAACGTACGCTCCTTATTATATATCATTTTGATTACACAAAAAAGGAGCCCTTTTGTTCAGGCTCCCTATTTTGGATTTTGTACACATAAGAGTACTGTATTTTATCCCTCGCCGATTCGTTCCCGTACCTTTTCTCCCACTTCTTCCGGTGTCATTCCGTTAGCATTGATAACTGATCCCTGGAAGGCGACATCTTCAATACCTGCCACATTCTTATCCATACCTGAAATGACACAGCAATCACAATCCATGGTATCTGTTTCATCAGCCTGAAACTGTATAACGTCATAACCCTGATGTTGGAGATAGTCACCCACAGCTTCCAAGCCCTTCTCTACTGCAACCCGATGTGTTGGCACGATCTTTCCTCCTAGTCTTTTTCCATATCGCGAATATAAGCAATCAACGCAACCTGCCCATCCAATACTTGGCTGATTTCCTGCTCTGCCTGGCTTATTT is part of the Kroppenstedtia pulmonis genome and harbors:
- a CDS encoding gamma-glutamyl-gamma-aminobutyrate hydrolase family protein: MRPLIGVSLIAENEKYMVNRDYAEAVFRAGGWPVLLPFITEEETIVELAGRLDGLLLTGGDDIDPGLFGEDPMPGLGQVEPERDQMELILSRVMMDSQKPILAICRGCQILNIAAGGDMYQDLEKQRKGIQHAQIAPRSHASHRVKVEPGTLFHRLVGGGEYRVNSFHHQAVRQLAPDFMVAATAPDGIIEAFESRNHPFILGVQWHPEGMKDKTSDKMFASFVAACQA
- a CDS encoding DUF378 domain-containing protein; the protein is MNGLSRIALILVIVGALNWLLVGLFQWDLVSALFGGNAFRESSGLSRVIYSLVGLAGIFAIKFLFDTREANRVD
- the ispG gene encoding flavodoxin-dependent (E)-4-hydroxy-3-methylbut-2-enyl-diphosphate synthase, which codes for MFHRTQTRPVKVGNIQIGGNDQVVIQSMTMTKTHDIKATVNEINRLEEAGCQIVRVACPDMRAAEAIPHIKKEINIPLVADIHFDYRLALKAIEGGIDKIRINPGNIGKREKVEAVVKAAKERGIPMRIGVNAGSLEKRILEKYGYPTADGMVESALYHIGILEDLDFHDIVVSLKASDVPLAIEAYTKAAEVIKYPLHLGITESGTLFSGTVKSSAGMGAILSQGIGSTMRISLSADPVEEAKVARELLKTFGLAANAATLVSCPTCGRIEIDLISIANEVEEYIANINAPIKVSVLGCAVNGPGEAKEADIGIAGARGEGLLFRHGKTIRKIPEDQMVEELKKEIDKLAEEYKQKQEAEKQKA
- a CDS encoding YkuS family protein, translated to MPTHRVAVEKGLEAVGDYLQHQGYDVIQFQADETDTMDCDCCVISGMDKNVAGIEDVAFQGSVINANGMTPEEVGEKVRERIGEG